The Reichenbachiella carrageenanivorans region GAAGTCGTAATTTACTTCTTTAGCTGATTTTGCTAAAGCTTGTACGTCTTTTGGAAAACAGCTTCCACCATATCCGATACCTGCAAACAAGAATCGCTTGCCGATACGAGAATCGGTACCAACGCCTTTTCTTACCATGTCTACATCAGCTCCCACCAGTTCGCACATGTTGGCGATCTCGTTCATGAATGTGATCTTGGTGGCAAGGAATGAATTGGCTGCATATTTAGTGAGCTCTGCTGACTTTTCGTCCATTACGATGATTGGATTTCCTTGCCGCACGAGTGGTGCATACAAGTTGTCCATTATTTTTTTCGCTCTTTCCGATGAAGTTCCGATTACTACACGATCAGGTTTCATGAAGTCGTCCAAGGCTACCCCTTCTCTCAAAAATTCAGGATTTGACACTACGTCGAATTCTACTTTGGCTCCTTTTTGGATGTTGGCTCTGACCTTTTCGGCCGTACCTACTGGGACAGTGCTTTTGTCTACAATGACAGTATATTCGTCTAGAAGAGGGCCTAATTCATTGGCTACGCCTAGGATGTATTTTAAATCTGCAGATCCGTCTTCGCCAGGAGGAGTAGGAAGGGCAAGGAAAATGATTTTGGCACCTTTAATCCCTTCGGATAGGCTTGTAGTGAACTCTAGCCTGCCTTGTTTGATGTTTCTTTCAAAAAGTAAGTCAAGACCAGGCTCGTAAATAGGCATGATTTTGTTCTTGAGCTTTTCGACCTTTTTTTTGTCGATATCTATACAAGTAACGTGATTACCTGTTTCGGCAAAACATGTACCCGTTACCAATCCAACGTATCCAGTTCCTACAACAGCTATTTTCATATCTTATGTCAATTTTTTAAAGGCGCAAATCTAAATGGGAATGGGGTTAAAAACCAGAAGCATTTGCATATTAATGGTATGCACTTGTTTGCGCAGGATCAAATGAGGAATATAGAGTGCCCTAGGGAGATGTTGAAAAGCAGATGAAAATAATATGCATACGTGATATTTATTAGCGAATAAATATTTTAATATTGCTATTAACTATTGATAACCAACTAGATAAGATGAGTAATATTAGCGAAAATACGCCAGAATTTGTGGCTGAAAACTGCAAGATGATCAAGGATATGATCCGCGATTTGTGTGATAAAGAAATTCGTCCATATATGGCGCAATGGGATGAGGCACAAGAGTTTCCTATTCCTCTGTTTAGAAAATTGGGTGAATTGGGTTTGATGGGTGTATTAGTACCACATGCGTATGGTGGTTCTGGGTTTGGTTATCACGAATATGTGACAGTGGTTTCGGAAATAGCGAAAGTAGATGGATCTATAGGGTTGTCGGTGGCCGCGCATAATTCCCTTTGTACAGGGCATATTATGAGTTTTGGCAATGAAGAGCAAAAGAAAAAGTGGTTGCCGAAACTAGCGAGTGGTGAGTGGATTGGTGCTTGGGGGCTCACAGAGCCAAACACAGGATCAGATGCAGGCAATATGAAGACCACTGCAGTGAAAGATGGTGATCATTGGGTGCTCAACGGCACTAAGAATTTCATCACCCATGGGATTTCAGGAGACGTGGCGGTGGTCATGACAAGAACTGGTGAGCCTGGTGATTCTCACGGGATGACAGCTTTTGTAGTGGAGCGAGGGACGCCAGGGTTTAGTGGAGGCAAGAAAGAGAACAAATTGGGAATGCGAGCTTCAGAAACTGCCGAAATGATTTTTGACAATTGTCGTGTGCCTAAAGAGAATTTATTGGGAGAAGTAGGAGAAGGGTTTGTGCAAGCACTTAAAATATTGGATGGTGGACGTATTTCAATTGCAGCTTTGGGATTGGGAATAGCACAAGGCGCCCTTGATGCTGCTGTGGCTTACGCTCAAGAAAGGCAACAATTCAATCAATCTATTGCTAAGTTTCAGGGGATATCATTCAAGATTGCAGATATGGCTACCCAGGTGATGGCCTCTAGGTTGCTGATCAAAGAAGCGGCAGAGCTGAAGAACCAAGGCAAAAATGTGAATCGCGAATCAGCCATGGCCAAACTCCATTCTTCGGAAACAGCCGTTAGCGTGGCTAATGATGCAGTGCAGGTGTTTGGGGGGTATGGCTATGTAAAAGATTTTCCTGTAGAGAAGTTTTATAGAGATGCTAAGTTGTGCACCATAGGTGAAGGGACTTCTGAGATTCAAAAACTGGTAATCTCAAGAACCTTATTTGATAAGTAGAATAAATTAATTAAGATAATTACGAAAACGGGTTGTGAATTAGCAACACTTAGCATAAATTTGCAGCCCGTTTAAAAATAGAAGATAATGTTGATTATTAACGTAAAAGAAAACGAATCGATTGATAGAGCGCTTAAGAGATTCAAAAAGAAGTTTGAAAAAACTGGAGTTTTGAAGCAATTAAGATCTAGAACTGCGTTCGAAAAACCTTCTGTAACAAGAAGAACTCAATTGATCAAAGCGGCCTACAAGCAGAAAATGTACGCCAAAGAAAACTATTAATATCAGTAGTTTTTGTGCTTGGTTTTTTATAAGTTAGTATAGCCTTATACCTAAGGTTATACTAATGATAAAACCATTCCTAAAATACCTCCTGCAAGAAAAAAGATACAGTACGCATACTGTGTCTGCTTATGAAACTGATCTTCTTCAGTTTCAAGATTATTTGGAATGTATTGATAATGAATGGGCACTCGAGGAAGCGAATCACAAGATGCTTCGCGCTTGGGTTGTGTCCTTGATAGAGGCAGATATAAACCCCAGATCTGTCAACAGGAAGATTGCGTCCTTGCGATCTTTTTATAAGTTCTTGCTTAAGCGAGAAGTTATTGCTCAAAATCCCGCCACTAAAATTCGTCCACTAAAAACGGCGAAATCTCTGCCTGAGTTTGTGCTCAAGGATGAGATGGATACGCTGCTCGACCGAATAGAATTTCCCGATGGCTTTGAGGGCTCCCGAGATAAGTTAATTATTGAGTTGCTATATGGTACAGGTATGCGCTTATCCGAATTGATTCATTTGAAGACGTCGGACGTCGATTATTTTAATCAGAGCATTAAAGTACTAGGAAAAAGAAACAAAGAAAGAATTATTCCTTTGACTTTAGACAACATCAGGCTTATTGAAGCGTATGTTGAATTAAAGGAACCAGTAGGAGTAAGCGAAGACTGGCTGCTCACTACAGACAAAGGAAAAAAGTGCTACCCAATGATGGTGTATAGAATCGTACAGAAGTATTTGGGATACATTTCTAAAGTGTATAAGAAGAGTCCTCATGTGTTGCGTCATACCTATGCGACACATTTATTGAACAATGGCGCAGATTTAAATGCGGTCAAAGATTTACTGGGACATTCCAGTTTGGCTGCTACACAGGTCTACACGCACAATTCTTTGGATAAGTTGAAGTCTGTTTTTGATCAAGCTCACCCAAAGGCCTAAATTTTTTTCAAACATTAAATATTAATCTTATGAAGTTACAGTTTCATTCCCTTCATTTTGACGTAGATCAAAAATTGGTTGATTTTATTCAAAAGAAAGTAGACAAATTAGAAACGTTTTATGATAGGATCATTGACGGGGAAGTAATCTTGAAGGTTGAAAAAGACGATGCAAGAGATAATAAGATTGTAGAAATCAAATTGAATGTCCCTGGTGCACAGGTGTTTTCAAAGGAGCAGGCAAAGTCGTTTGAAGCAGGTGCTGATGAGGCTGTAGAATCTCTAAGAAGGCAATTGAAAAAACGAAAAGAGAAGCAATTAGCCCATTAAGGCGAATCAGAGCATATATTTACAACCCTGACAGTTTTCATTGTCAGGGTTTTTTAATGCCCTATTTATCCATGCCAACCACTATCTTTGTTTTATGCAAAACCATTATTTATCGGTTTTAGAACTTGCTCCAGGAGCTACAAAAACGGAGGTCAAGTCTGCTTATAGACAACTGTCGAAACGCTACCACCCAGATGTAAGCAAAGATGAAAATGCCAGAGAGAAGTTTATTGAAATTAATGAGGCATATAAATTTTTGACAGCGGTAGGACCAAGACCTGTCCATATTGCCCCATCTGCCTCCGCTTATGATTACGATGCCCAAAGTGATGCTTATGATGGGTGGCGACGAATGGCTAAAGAATATGCGCGAAAACAGGCGCAGGAAGCAATCAGGCGGCAGCAGCGGCTTACCAAGTCCTTGCTCAAAGGTTTTGATCTGGTATTGTTGATTGTCGTTTTGTTTAACCTCGTGCTATTGGTAGACAGCCATTTGCCGCTGGTGGCTACTACACATCAGGAAATGACAGATACACAAATCCTTAAATACCAAAACGCATACTACGATATTCTTGAAGTGGATGATTATGTGTTTTACCTCAAAGGAGGCGTTTTGAAAGACCTACGTGGAGGCAGGTATGAGAAAGCAGTGGTGTATGCTACGCCGTGGCTGGACAAGCCGCAAGCGTTGGATTTGGACATGGGCAGACGAGTATACCAGTTTGTGCAATATGCAGGGGTCTACGGATTCTTCTCGTTTTTTATTCAAACCATACTGCTACTTGCGCTCATTTATAAGGTATGGGTTCGATCTTTAGATAGTCAGTTGAGTGTGTCGATTTGTATTCTCTTCCTTGCAGTTTTTCAGTTGTTTCTATTTTCCACTTATTAGTGCTTTTGACTTGCGTCACTCATTTTGTAGGGTTACTTATTGGGATACCAATTGACCAGTCTTACTTCTATCTGATCAGAGCTTACGCTGATGAGTCTTTTGAAGCCCTCTACGTCGCTAAGCCCACCTTTTCCGCGATAGTGGTAAGGATAAACCACTTTTGGTTTGAAGGCGAGTGCAGCATCTGCGGCCGATTCAATAGTCATAGTATAAGGTAGATTCATGCAGATAAAAGCCACATCGATATTTTTCAGGGCTCTCATTTCGACTATGTCTTCAGTGTCTCCTGAGATATAAATGCGCTTACCAGCGATATTGAGTACATAGCCATTGCCTCTGCCTTTGGGGTGGCGAGATGTGGAATCTTCTGGCAAATTGTACATAGGGATGGCTTCTATTTCTATTGCCGCCACAGTTGTTTTTTGCCCATTAGACAATGGTTGTAGGTTTTGAAAGGCTGACCCTAGCTTAGTAATGACTGCTTCGGGAGCAATGATTGGGGTGTTTTGAGCGGAGATGCCATTTAACGTCTCTGTATTTAAATGATCTCCATGAATATCTGTAATCAGAATCAAAGTAGCCGAATCGATATTTTCAAAGGCTGTCTGTCCACCATAAGGATCTATATAGATCATCTGGTCTTGGTAAGAGATAGCCATAGCTGCATGGAGGATGGGGTAGATTTTGATATCTCCTGAATCTGTAGCAATGATTTCTGGGGTAGGTTGGGCCGATGAAACAAACCTTATAAAAATTAATAGGAGGAGAAGAAATACGTTCTTTTTCATAGAGAGGATGATTCGTTGCATTAAAAATAGGCAATAGAATGAACTTTTTAATGCAAAATGGTTAAATGACTGTTGTTATGTCGTTGTTTAAAACAACTCCATTTGGTTGTCGTCGGTAATACGCCTGAAGAGCTTTAAATCAAACGGATGTTTTTCTAATCCTAGTTTGTATTTGCGCTTGGCCAGGGCAAACATCTGATGTATCTGATTGGAGAGCTCTCCCTCGCCTTGCATTCTGGTTTTGAACCTGCTGTCGTTGAGTTTGCCGCCGTGGAGCTCTTTGATTTGGTTGAGCACTTTCTCGGCCCTGTCGGGAAAATTCTTTTCGATCCAATCGGTAAAAATTTCTGGTATGATGCCATTGAGTCTCACGATGGTATAGCCTATGTCTGTGGCACCATTTTCGGCTACTTTCTCCGCTAGCTTCATGATTTCCATGCTGTTGACCGAAGGAATGATAGGAGCCATCATGACCATGGTGGGTACGCCTGCTTCTGAGAGGGTTCGGATAGCGTTGAGGCGGACACCTACGGCACTGGTTCGGGGTTCGAGTAGGCTGCGGGTTTTTTCGTTGAGAGAGGTGAGCGAAATGGCGACTTTTACTAGTTTTAGTTTGGCTAGTTCGCTGAGGATATCCAAGTCGCGCAGTATCATGGCATTTTTTGTAATGACTCCTATGGGGTGTCGGTATTTTAGGCATAAGGCGAGTATCGATCGGGTAATTTCGAGCTTTCGCTCGATGGGCTGGTAGCAATCAGTATTGCCCGATAGCATGATGGGTACTGGGCGCCACGACTTGGATTTGAATTTATCACGGAGTAGATCTACTGCGTTGGCTTTGACAAGAATCTTGGTTTCGAAGTCTGTGCCTGCACTGTAGCCCCAGTATTCGTGCGAGTTTCTAGCATAGCAGTAGATACATCCGTGTTCACATCCCTGATAGGGATTGAGCGAATAAGAAAATCCAATGTCAGGGCTTTCGACTTTGTTGACTATCGTCTTGGGGTGTACCGTGATGTATTCTGTTTTGGGTTTACTTTCTTTTTCCCCTGCTTGGTAAAGGTGTTGTAAAAAGGACAAGTCCTTTTCATAGCCATGCTCAAGAAAGCGATTGTCAGGGTTGATTTGTGCGCCCCTGCCTTTGATGTAGTCCATGAAGAATTAGAATTATAGCAAACGAAAATGAGAATACTAAATTACTAAAAAAATTAGTATTTGTAAGGCGGTTGGACAAAAAATGAAGTAAGGTTTTGTTGAAATATTTTGATGGAGAAACAAAGTTTATATTTTTGAGCCAAATTAAAATTCGTCTAATGTCTGGATATAAACTCATCAATTACAAAGGGAAAGAGATTCTGTATGTCGATTATAGTGGCATGCTCAAAGAAGATGTTTTGAAGACAATGGATGAAGCTACAGTGTTTGCTTTAGAGCAAAACAGACCGCTACTTCGCCTATCCAACATGACGGGTGTATTTGCAGTAACGGAAGTAGTAGAAAAGGCAAAGGAGAGCGGAAAAATCACCAATCACCTGACGATCAAAAGAGCGGCTGTGGGTATTACAGGAGCGAAAAAGGTGCTTTTCAACGCCTTTAATCGGTTTTCAGGAAATGACACCAGAGCCTTCGATTCCGTGGATGATGCCAAGGAGTGGCTGGTGATTTAAACTGAATAATTATTCCTCCCCAGATCTTTCCAACAGTTTCTGATCCATATTTTTAGTAGCCTTGGCACCAAGCTTTTTCATCTTTTCGGCACGGTTGATCAGGTTGCCTTTGCCCTCGTATAGTTTTTTGGCGGCTTCTTGATAGGTGTTTTGTGTGGTGGCTAGTTGTACGCCCACTTTTTTGATGTCTTCGGTGAAAGACACAAACTTGTCGTAGAGATTACCCCCTTCTTTAGCAATTTCTATGGCGTTTCGGTTTTGGTATTCTTGCTTCCAAATACTGGCTATGGTGCGCAAAGTAGCAATGAGTGTAGCTGGGCTTACAATGACAATATTCTTGCTGTAAGCATCATTGAATAGCTCTGCATCCTTTTGCACGGCCAACGAAAATGCGGGTTCTATAGGGATAAATAGCAACACAAAATCGAGTCCTTCTACGTCATATAGGCTCTGGTAATTTTTCTCACTCAGGCCTTTGATGTGAGCGCGTAGGGAGATCAAATGTGCTTTGATCTGTTTTTCTTTTTCTTCTTTGTCGTCTGTATTGGCGTATCGTTCATAGGCGATCAGCGATACCTTGGAATCCACGATGATGCTTTTGTCGTCTGGGAGTTTGACCACCACATCGGGTTGGTAGCGGTTGCCCTCGTCGTCGGCAAATGATTGTTGTACAAAATACTCACGTTGTTTTTCTAGGCCGGATTTTTCTAGGATGCTTTCTAGGATAAACTCGCCCCAGTTGCCTTGTGCTTTGGTGTCGCCTTTGAGTGCTTTGACTAGGTTTTCGGCTTCTTTGGTGATTTTTTGGTTTAGTTCTTTGAAACCAGCGATTTGTTCTTTTAGAGCCGAATTACGTGCTATATTTTCTTTGTTGGTTTCATCTACTTTCTTTTCGAAAGACATGATTTTTTCGCCTAGTGGTTTGAGGAGCTGATCTACCTGTTCTTTATTGTGAGTGGCGAATTTCTTACTGTTTTCTTCGAGGATCTCATTGGCCATGTTTTTGAATTCGGCTGTGAATTTTTCTCGGATCTGGTTGAGCTCTTCTTTTTGGGTCTCGAGCGTCTCTTGTAGGTTTTTGTGGTCAGATTCTAAGCGACTGTGCTGGTTGCTGAGCTGCATTAGTTTTTCTCTTTCGGCACGCAGTTCGTCATTCATGTCTTTCATATTGCTATTCAATGACTGCGATCGTTCGATTTCCATTTTGAGTTGGATTTCCAATTCTTTGGCTTTGATCTGATCCTCGCCATTTTGAGCATTTTGAAATTTAGATTTGGCAACTAGCCAAGTTGCCCCAGCGCCAAGGAAGACGCCTGTGAAGAGATATATGAAGTGAAAGGTTTCCATAAAACAAAACTAGGTATTGAGAATGGAATGTTGATGGTTAGCGTGTATTTTAGTTCAGTAATGAATAGAACCATTTATACTTTCTGGGAACCAAGGAGTAATATGACGCCCTATCTTTCGCTTTGTATGGATACTTGGAGACAGCACACGCAGGGATTCGAGCATATTATATTGGATTATTCAAACTTGTTTGAATATATCCCAGAAGGCTCAGTCAATATAGATAAAGTGAAACATATTTCTTTGGCCCTTCAAAAGGATGTTATTCAAGCTACGGTGCTCAAATACAATGGGGGTATTTTTATAGACGCAGATATGATTTTCACAGGTGATTTGAATGAGCTGCTTGCACCACTTACTGAATATGACGTGGTAACTTTTTCCTCTCACTTGGCTTTTATGATGGCAAAGCCTAATGCTCAACTTATCAATGAATGGTATGAAGAAGTGACTAATAGGATAGATCTACTGACTGTTGATATGCAGGTGAATTGGGATTATTTTGGGAATCAGATTGTGAATAAAAAGCTAAAGAATTCAAAGTATAAGTCATTGAAGTTGGATAAATACATTAGTGCTTTTACTCCTGAGATAAATTATTACGCTAACATAGGCTCTGTGATGAGAATGTATGACAACTTTTGGTTTTCTACGACAATCTCAACATCCCAAGTTTTTTTTGAAAACCAGACGATCATTGCCCTTCATAATTCTTGGACACCCCAGTGGTATAAGAGATTGTCGAAAGAAGAGATATTAAACCATCCTTGTCTTATGTCTCGTACCTTGAAAAGATTGACTACAGAAGGTCATCCTATGGTGCACAAATCTGAAACTTTTTTTAATCTCGGAGTAATTAAAATAAGCTGGTTTGTGAAGGTGCTTTTGAGAAAGATGGGAGTCAATTGAAATACTTATCTTTTAGAGAGTGAGTTTTTGAAAAAATTCGGGAGATCAAACTTGTCGAGTTTCTTTCTTCGATCCATGCTTTTTTTGATGGCTCGAATAAAATAGGGGTTTTGTATGCCTTGAGAAACATTAGTCATATTGTTATGGTGGCGTCTGTGTAGCAGGGTGACTTCACTAAGAAAATGGTAATTAATACCTTGTTCTACTATTTTGAACCAATGATCTACGTCTTCAGCATAGCGTAGGTCTACGTCGAAGCCTCCAATTTTATCAAACACGTTTTTTCTGTACAAATTTGCCCCTACATGAAAGTTGAGCATAGTCTTTTGAGCGGCATCTTCATATATTTTGATGTACATGTGATCACTCTGATCACCGAAGCATTGAATTCTGCCTGAGACGATCTCAGTATCGGGGTTTTTACGTAAGTAATCCAGTTGTATTTTTATCTTTTGATCGGGATATAAATCATCTGCATCTAAAAATCCGATAATATCACCACTTGCAGCTTCAATGCCTCGATTTCTGGCAGCAGCAGGTCCTGAATTAGCTTGCGAAATGAGTTGTATTTTGTCAAATGAGCGTGCGATTGTAAT contains the following coding sequences:
- a CDS encoding UDP-glucose dehydrogenase family protein; this encodes MKIAVVGTGYVGLVTGTCFAETGNHVTCIDIDKKKVEKLKNKIMPIYEPGLDLLFERNIKQGRLEFTTSLSEGIKGAKIIFLALPTPPGEDGSADLKYILGVANELGPLLDEYTVIVDKSTVPVGTAEKVRANIQKGAKVEFDVVSNPEFLREGVALDDFMKPDRVVIGTSSERAKKIMDNLYAPLVRQGNPIIVMDEKSAELTKYAANSFLATKITFMNEIANMCELVGADVDMVRKGVGTDSRIGKRFLFAGIGYGGSCFPKDVQALAKSAKEVNYDFEILTAVMSKNESQKMKLIDRIKTHFNGDLSGKTFAVWGLAFKPYTDDIREAPSLVNIKELLAAGAKIKTYDPEAMENVKEIFGNEIEFCKDEYDAAQGTDALLIMTEWPVFRTPDFGKLDSALKNKLIFDGRNLYNTETMAELGYTYHSIGRATVNN
- a CDS encoding acyl-CoA dehydrogenase: MSNISENTPEFVAENCKMIKDMIRDLCDKEIRPYMAQWDEAQEFPIPLFRKLGELGLMGVLVPHAYGGSGFGYHEYVTVVSEIAKVDGSIGLSVAAHNSLCTGHIMSFGNEEQKKKWLPKLASGEWIGAWGLTEPNTGSDAGNMKTTAVKDGDHWVLNGTKNFITHGISGDVAVVMTRTGEPGDSHGMTAFVVERGTPGFSGGKKENKLGMRASETAEMIFDNCRVPKENLLGEVGEGFVQALKILDGGRISIAALGLGIAQGALDAAVAYAQERQQFNQSIAKFQGISFKIADMATQVMASRLLIKEAAELKNQGKNVNRESAMAKLHSSETAVSVANDAVQVFGGYGYVKDFPVEKFYRDAKLCTIGEGTSEIQKLVISRTLFDK
- the rpsU gene encoding 30S ribosomal protein S21, encoding MLIINVKENESIDRALKRFKKKFEKTGVLKQLRSRTAFEKPSVTRRTQLIKAAYKQKMYAKENY
- a CDS encoding tyrosine-type recombinase/integrase, which gives rise to MIKPFLKYLLQEKRYSTHTVSAYETDLLQFQDYLECIDNEWALEEANHKMLRAWVVSLIEADINPRSVNRKIASLRSFYKFLLKREVIAQNPATKIRPLKTAKSLPEFVLKDEMDTLLDRIEFPDGFEGSRDKLIIELLYGTGMRLSELIHLKTSDVDYFNQSIKVLGKRNKERIIPLTLDNIRLIEAYVELKEPVGVSEDWLLTTDKGKKCYPMMVYRIVQKYLGYISKVYKKSPHVLRHTYATHLLNNGADLNAVKDLLGHSSLAATQVYTHNSLDKLKSVFDQAHPKA
- the hpf gene encoding ribosome hibernation-promoting factor, HPF/YfiA family, with translation MKLQFHSLHFDVDQKLVDFIQKKVDKLETFYDRIIDGEVILKVEKDDARDNKIVEIKLNVPGAQVFSKEQAKSFEAGADEAVESLRRQLKKRKEKQLAH
- a CDS encoding DnaJ domain-containing protein, giving the protein MQNHYLSVLELAPGATKTEVKSAYRQLSKRYHPDVSKDENAREKFIEINEAYKFLTAVGPRPVHIAPSASAYDYDAQSDAYDGWRRMAKEYARKQAQEAIRRQQRLTKSLLKGFDLVLLIVVLFNLVLLVDSHLPLVATTHQEMTDTQILKYQNAYYDILEVDDYVFYLKGGVLKDLRGGRYEKAVVYATPWLDKPQALDLDMGRRVYQFVQYAGVYGFFSFFIQTILLLALIYKVWVRSLDSQLSVSICILFLAVFQLFLFSTY
- a CDS encoding MBL fold metallo-hydrolase gives rise to the protein MKKNVFLLLLLIFIRFVSSAQPTPEIIATDSGDIKIYPILHAAMAISYQDQMIYIDPYGGQTAFENIDSATLILITDIHGDHLNTETLNGISAQNTPIIAPEAVITKLGSAFQNLQPLSNGQKTTVAAIEIEAIPMYNLPEDSTSRHPKGRGNGYVLNIAGKRIYISGDTEDIVEMRALKNIDVAFICMNLPYTMTIESAADAALAFKPKVVYPYHYRGKGGLSDVEGFKRLISVSSDQIEVRLVNWYPNK
- a CDS encoding PA0069 family radical SAM protein codes for the protein MDYIKGRGAQINPDNRFLEHGYEKDLSFLQHLYQAGEKESKPKTEYITVHPKTIVNKVESPDIGFSYSLNPYQGCEHGCIYCYARNSHEYWGYSAGTDFETKILVKANAVDLLRDKFKSKSWRPVPIMLSGNTDCYQPIERKLEITRSILALCLKYRHPIGVITKNAMILRDLDILSELAKLKLVKVAISLTSLNEKTRSLLEPRTSAVGVRLNAIRTLSEAGVPTMVMMAPIIPSVNSMEIMKLAEKVAENGATDIGYTIVRLNGIIPEIFTDWIEKNFPDRAEKVLNQIKELHGGKLNDSRFKTRMQGEGELSNQIHQMFALAKRKYKLGLEKHPFDLKLFRRITDDNQMELF
- a CDS encoding DNA recombination protein RmuC codes for the protein METFHFIYLFTGVFLGAGATWLVAKSKFQNAQNGEDQIKAKELEIQLKMEIERSQSLNSNMKDMNDELRAEREKLMQLSNQHSRLESDHKNLQETLETQKEELNQIREKFTAEFKNMANEILEENSKKFATHNKEQVDQLLKPLGEKIMSFEKKVDETNKENIARNSALKEQIAGFKELNQKITKEAENLVKALKGDTKAQGNWGEFILESILEKSGLEKQREYFVQQSFADDEGNRYQPDVVVKLPDDKSIIVDSKVSLIAYERYANTDDKEEKEKQIKAHLISLRAHIKGLSEKNYQSLYDVEGLDFVLLFIPIEPAFSLAVQKDAELFNDAYSKNIVIVSPATLIATLRTIASIWKQEYQNRNAIEIAKEGGNLYDKFVSFTEDIKKVGVQLATTQNTYQEAAKKLYEGKGNLINRAEKMKKLGAKATKNMDQKLLERSGEE
- a CDS encoding capsular polysaccharide synthesis protein, with product MNRTIYTFWEPRSNMTPYLSLCMDTWRQHTQGFEHIILDYSNLFEYIPEGSVNIDKVKHISLALQKDVIQATVLKYNGGIFIDADMIFTGDLNELLAPLTEYDVVTFSSHLAFMMAKPNAQLINEWYEEVTNRIDLLTVDMQVNWDYFGNQIVNKKLKNSKYKSLKLDKYISAFTPEINYYANIGSVMRMYDNFWFSTTISTSQVFFENQTIIALHNSWTPQWYKRLSKEEILNHPCLMSRTLKRLTTEGHPMVHKSETFFNLGVIKISWFVKVLLRKMGVN
- a CDS encoding glycosyltransferase family 2 protein translates to MTDFSISIIIPCYNAEEHLASAIQSIIDLEIENLEIIVVDDGSTDNSITIARSFDKIQLISQANSGPAAARNRGIEAASGDIIGFLDADDLYPDQKIKIQLDYLRKNPDTEIVSGRIQCFGDQSDHMYIKIYEDAAQKTMLNFHVGANLYRKNVFDKIGGFDVDLRYAEDVDHWFKIVEQGINYHFLSEVTLLHRRHHNNMTNVSQGIQNPYFIRAIKKSMDRRKKLDKFDLPNFFKNSLSKR